The following coding sequences are from one Clostridioides difficile ATCC 9689 = DSM 1296 window:
- a CDS encoding EAL domain-containing protein, with product MVWHIEYEIFSAIIVIFLMVYFFRSKFIPTLQNKIYCALLIFSFLFIISNILGSFCLNNIDKIPIFITFLLNQIYLLLLPIPAALVSFYVMAIIYQDIRYMKKRLLFLSIPLIICIILSITNPFTHILFGLSKETGYIRGCGYVATFASFFFYAIYSAFLSFKYRKAMHESKIWAIRGFLIVSIVAIILQAIFLQYLLTGTACACSLLLTYLSMQNRGLIIDDLTGVLNRQSFIQELDLNINTEQSGFIITIALDDFKFMNETFGTKNGDIALEEVGKYLIQIHDVNHVYRIGGDIFSIVVNSQLGIEPDDIIRKIEERFKKPWLVEEISFNLATSIAVVYYPENAETTEDVIVAIDFSIHEAKRSESRRVVYADASISEKIKKKHVIKNCLKEALKNDGFEVYYQPIFSNSRGRFTSAEALLRLEHKELGFIPPDEFIPIAEQTGLINSIGLVVFEKVCRFIASDEFEDLKLDNIAVNLSVVQCMQKNLADDLLYLMNKYNVSPTKFKLEITETVAMGSFNIIKETMERLIDLGVKFALDDFGIAYSGVTNMLSLPFSVIKLDKSLIWSMNEDSRHKLTVETIIALINKLNMKAVAEGVETIKCAEDLIAMECEYLQGYYFSKPVPEDVFKNLLKENTFTS from the coding sequence ATGGTATGGCATATAGAATATGAGATTTTTTCTGCAATTATAGTTATTTTTTTAATGGTATACTTTTTTAGAAGTAAATTTATACCTACTTTACAAAACAAAATATATTGTGCACTTTTAATATTCTCATTTTTATTTATAATTTCAAATATTTTAGGTTCATTTTGTCTAAATAATATAGACAAAATTCCAATTTTTATTACTTTTTTATTGAATCAGATATACTTATTGTTATTGCCAATACCAGCAGCACTTGTATCATTTTATGTTATGGCTATTATTTATCAAGATATAAGGTATATGAAAAAAAGATTATTATTTTTATCTATACCACTTATAATTTGTATAATCTTATCTATTACAAATCCTTTTACGCATATTCTATTTGGATTGTCAAAAGAAACAGGTTATATACGAGGTTGTGGATATGTTGCAACTTTTGCATCTTTTTTCTTTTATGCAATATATTCAGCATTTTTATCTTTTAAATATAGAAAAGCAATGCATGAATCAAAAATATGGGCTATTAGAGGTTTTCTTATAGTTTCAATTGTGGCAATTATCTTACAGGCAATTTTTTTACAGTATCTTCTTACAGGAACTGCATGTGCATGTAGTTTACTTTTGACATATCTTTCTATGCAGAATCGAGGTCTTATTATTGATGACCTTACTGGTGTACTCAATAGACAATCTTTTATTCAAGAGCTAGATTTGAATATCAATACTGAACAATCAGGATTTATTATTACAATTGCGCTTGATGATTTTAAGTTTATGAATGAAACTTTTGGAACAAAAAATGGAGATATTGCACTAGAAGAAGTTGGAAAATATTTGATTCAGATACATGATGTAAACCATGTATATAGAATAGGGGGAGATATATTTTCTATTGTTGTCAATAGTCAATTAGGTATAGAACCAGATGATATTATCAGAAAGATAGAAGAAAGATTTAAAAAGCCTTGGCTAGTAGAAGAGATAAGTTTTAATTTAGCAACTAGTATTGCTGTTGTTTATTACCCAGAAAATGCAGAAACGACAGAAGATGTAATTGTTGCTATAGATTTCTCTATACATGAAGCAAAACGCTCTGAGTCAAGGCGAGTTGTTTATGCAGATGCGTCTATAAGTGAAAAGATAAAGAAGAAACATGTTATTAAAAATTGTTTAAAAGAAGCATTAAAAAATGATGGGTTTGAAGTGTACTACCAACCTATATTTTCTAATAGCAGGGGCAGGTTTACTTCAGCAGAGGCATTACTTAGGCTAGAACACAAAGAGTTAGGTTTTATACCTCCTGATGAATTTATTCCAATTGCAGAACAAACAGGATTGATTAACTCAATTGGATTAGTAGTCTTTGAGAAGGTATGTAGATTTATAGCTAGTGATGAGTTTGAAGATTTAAAATTGGATAATATAGCTGTGAATCTTTCTGTAGTACAATGTATGCAAAAAAACTTAGCTGATGATTTACTTTATCTTATGAATAAATATAATGTATCACCAACTAAATTTAAACTTGAAATTACTGAGACTGTGGCTATGGGCTCTTTTAATATAATTAAAGAAACAATGGAAAGATTAATTGATTTAGGTGTTAAGTTTGCACTTGATGATTTTGGAATTGCTTATTCTGGAGTTACTAATATGCTTTCTTTACCATTTTCAGTAATTAAGTTAGATAAGAGTTTGATTTGGTCTATGAATGAAGATAGTAGGCATAAACTTACAGTTGAGACGATTATAGCACTTATAAATAAATTGAATATGAAGGCTGTAGCAGAAGGTGTTGAAACCATTAAGTGTGCTGAAGATTTAATAGCTATGGAGTGTGAATATTTGCAAGGGTATTATTTTTCTAAACCAGTTCCAGAAGATGTTTTTAAAAATTTGTTGAAAGAAAATACTTTTACAAGTTAA
- a CDS encoding universal stress protein, with protein MNKKKILVPIDGTERSMHSLEFIKGIFKKDEVEVEIMNVKELVFIDGISLAEEIKNSENLGRRILDKAAEIMGEYDVKVHFTFGYPGDEIIRKAKEDNVDFIVMTKSTKKGLTRMIGSVTASVVKQAKCIVMIVPE; from the coding sequence ATGAATAAAAAGAAAATATTAGTGCCAATTGATGGGACAGAAAGAAGTATGCATTCTTTGGAATTTATAAAAGGAATATTTAAAAAAGATGAAGTTGAAGTAGAAATAATGAATGTAAAAGAACTAGTATTTATTGATGGCATATCCCTGGCTGAAGAGATAAAAAATTCTGAAAATTTAGGAAGAAGAATCTTGGATAAAGCAGCAGAGATAATGGGAGAGTATGATGTTAAAGTACATTTTACTTTTGGATATCCAGGAGATGAGATAATTAGAAAAGCAAAAGAAGATAATGTAGATTTTATAGTTATGACAAAATCTACTAAAAAAGGTCTTACAAGAATGATAGGTTCAGTAACAGCAAGTGTAGTTAAACAAGCAAAATGTATAGTGATGATTGTACCGGAGTAG
- a CDS encoding PTS sugar transporter subunit IIBC, whose protein sequence is MNKKIVAVCESERSLNSLKTAANDLGFDLVYEIQENDNIKNELSIYDIEDASIVLFVTSDSIESIEKIDRFIDREFYEVDPKYIIEDAKSIVSEILIDLN, encoded by the coding sequence ATGAATAAAAAGATAGTAGCAGTTTGTGAAAGTGAAAGAAGTTTAAATTCTCTTAAGACAGCTGCAAATGATTTAGGATTTGATTTAGTTTATGAAATTCAAGAAAATGATAATATAAAAAATGAACTTTCTATTTATGATATAGAAGATGCATCCATAGTGTTATTTGTTACAAGTGATTCTATAGAAAGCATAGAGAAGATTGATAGATTTATAGATAGAGAATTTTATGAAGTTGATCCAAAGTATATAATAGAGGATGCAAAATCTATAGTAAGTGAAATTTTAATAGACTTAAATTAA
- a CDS encoding FadR/GntR family transcriptional regulator has protein sequence MKSLNATEKIIDYIKLNILNGTFKINSKLPSERKIADLFNISRIPVRNAINILCKEGILRAVPYSSPIVEGFKKVDLFDDGEIYKNHNIQEFYVESLRARQLIESEATKLAILNATSKELQKIKYTYLKSIEELDKVSHGLIEECYDADLQFHKEIILASHNPIFIKYYELIPKTVSSNQYFGFKYRNSLKDMISHHNKIMMAFDSKDSYLGYTSMYNHLEDVIQLFQHD, from the coding sequence ATGAAAAGCTTAAATGCCACTGAAAAAATTATTGATTATATTAAATTAAACATTCTAAATGGAACTTTTAAAATTAATAGTAAATTACCAAGTGAGAGAAAGATTGCTGACCTATTTAACATAAGTAGAATACCTGTAAGAAATGCCATAAATATACTCTGTAAGGAAGGAATACTTAGAGCTGTGCCTTATTCAAGTCCTATAGTTGAAGGATTTAAAAAAGTTGACCTATTTGATGATGGTGAAATCTATAAAAATCATAACATACAAGAATTTTATGTAGAATCTTTAAGAGCAAGACAACTTATCGAAAGCGAAGCTACTAAACTAGCAATTTTAAATGCTACATCTAAAGAACTTCAAAAAATAAAATATACTTACCTAAAGTCAATAGAGGAATTGGATAAGGTTTCTCATGGTTTGATAGAAGAATGTTATGATGCTGACTTGCAATTTCACAAAGAGATAATTTTAGCTTCTCATAATCCAATTTTTATAAAATATTATGAGTTAATACCTAAAACAGTTTCTTCTAACCAATACTTCGGTTTTAAATATAGAAATTCTCTCAAGGATATGATTAGCCACCATAACAAGATAATGATGGCATTTGATAGTAAAGACTCTTACTTAGGTTATACATCAATGTACAATCATTTAGAAGATGTAATTCAGTTATTTCAACATGATTAA
- a CDS encoding MFS transporter encodes MKKISNQKLLLLSIVTFFWFSQYVYIPFQNPYLSACNVSTNMIGIIIGAYGISQCLLRLPVGVFADSINKHKIFILSGIFFAGLASLIRVFSPGGNGFLIANILSGISSSTWISYMVHYTNFFSTEHQQKATSTIILVNNLGMLIGFVMSTLFYEKLGMTALCIMSVLSSVIGTILALNIKNHNSKKIPEKISIKKYLSICKDKRLVFFSFMALIQQGIQMSTTMSFTTQILKNLGSSSTLIGLSSIFYMVCAVASSGFASTKFCTKYGPKFWIPLVFILVSAYCFLVPTIKNINIIFVLQVLPGISTGILLSYLTSESMKNVPKHQKSTAMGFFQAIYAIGMSVFPMIVGKISEYTSIQYGYFILAIIAILASILSYTYYKKVDLTLNYDIIQS; translated from the coding sequence ATGAAAAAAATATCTAATCAAAAATTACTTTTACTTTCTATTGTTACATTTTTCTGGTTTTCACAATATGTATATATACCTTTCCAAAATCCATATTTAAGTGCATGTAATGTATCTACAAATATGATTGGTATAATAATAGGTGCATATGGAATATCACAATGTTTATTAAGGCTTCCTGTTGGAGTATTTGCTGATTCTATAAATAAACATAAAATATTTATACTGTCTGGAATTTTCTTTGCTGGTTTAGCATCTCTTATAAGAGTCTTTTCTCCTGGAGGCAATGGTTTTCTTATAGCTAACATTTTATCTGGAATATCATCATCAACTTGGATTTCTTACATGGTTCACTATACCAACTTTTTTTCTACAGAACATCAACAAAAAGCTACAAGTACGATAATATTGGTAAACAATCTAGGAATGTTGATTGGATTTGTTATGAGTACTTTATTTTATGAAAAATTAGGAATGACAGCCTTATGTATCATGAGTGTATTGTCTTCAGTTATTGGAACGATTCTAGCCTTAAATATAAAAAATCATAATTCAAAAAAAATACCTGAAAAAATATCAATTAAAAAATATTTATCTATCTGCAAGGATAAAAGACTTGTATTTTTTTCCTTTATGGCATTAATTCAACAGGGTATTCAAATGTCTACAACAATGTCATTTACTACTCAAATTCTTAAAAACTTAGGTTCTAGTTCTACCCTCATAGGTCTATCTTCTATATTTTACATGGTGTGTGCTGTTGCTTCTTCTGGCTTTGCTTCTACTAAATTTTGTACTAAGTATGGACCAAAATTTTGGATTCCTTTAGTTTTTATTTTAGTTTCAGCCTATTGCTTTTTAGTCCCAACAATAAAAAATATTAATATAATATTTGTACTACAAGTACTACCAGGTATATCTACAGGTATACTCCTTTCTTACCTTACTAGCGAGTCTATGAAAAATGTACCAAAACATCAGAAATCTACTGCAATGGGTTTTTTTCAAGCAATTTATGCTATAGGAATGTCTGTATTTCCAATGATAGTTGGTAAAATATCGGAATATACTTCAATACAATATGGATACTTTATCTTGGCTATTATAGCTATTTTGGCCTCTATCCTGTCTTATACATATTATAAAAAAGTAGATTTAACTCTTAACTATGATATAATACAATCATAA
- a CDS encoding beta-glucoside-specific PTS transporter subunit IIABC, translating into MDYKNIAQEILLNVGGKENVNEVTHCMTRLRFKVKSASKVNKDKLSKTEGVITVVESMGQIQVVIGNKVKKVYDEVIKIVPQSNNVGKKNESQENQGIINSILSAVAGIFTPTIPAIAGVGMIKGILSVLAMYYMNKNGVDIKETQSYIILNAMADSIFYFMPIILGYTAAKVFNANKIISMVLGATLCYPTFTALMAGEESVRFLGLAVTKATYTSSVIPIIIAIWALSYVEKVLEKYIPEIIKIIMVPTLSLVVMLPATLFLFGPIGIYIGNVINFSYKYIYELSPALCGAFVGGLWCVLVIFGAHRALLPIGISDVAQTGRQNLLAFAGAANFSQAGAALGVFFKTKNQGLKTISMSATITALFGITEPAIYGANLRLKKPMVCAVICGAFGGAIMGMGGAYGNAFANQGVLTIPVYAEAGALGFLSYLGGCAIAFFGSAISTYLVGFEDLEESSNKENSSIKVETKDGVIDITSPVEGECIELSEVKDDVFASKAMGEGIAVLPTKGVITAPTDCEVASLFPTLHAIGLKLDNGAEMLIHVGINTVELNGKYFTKHVNQGDLVKKGDKLISFDIDKIKKAGYDVTTPVIVNNTFDFGQVVSCKSSYVSTNDNIISLVLAGN; encoded by the coding sequence ATGGATTATAAAAATATAGCTCAAGAAATTCTACTAAATGTAGGAGGAAAAGAGAATGTAAATGAAGTGACTCATTGTATGACAAGACTTAGATTTAAAGTCAAAAGCGCTTCTAAAGTGAATAAGGATAAATTATCTAAAACTGAAGGAGTAATAACTGTTGTTGAGAGTATGGGTCAAATACAAGTTGTAATTGGAAATAAAGTAAAAAAAGTATATGACGAGGTTATAAAAATTGTACCTCAATCAAATAACGTAGGTAAAAAGAATGAAAGTCAAGAAAACCAAGGTATAATTAATTCTATATTATCAGCAGTAGCTGGTATATTTACACCTACAATACCTGCTATAGCAGGGGTTGGTATGATTAAAGGTATTTTATCAGTTCTTGCTATGTATTATATGAATAAAAATGGAGTAGATATAAAAGAAACGCAAAGCTATATTATCTTAAATGCTATGGCTGATTCTATATTCTATTTTATGCCTATTATACTAGGATATACTGCGGCTAAAGTATTTAATGCAAATAAAATAATATCTATGGTATTAGGAGCTACACTTTGTTATCCAACTTTTACTGCTTTGATGGCAGGTGAAGAATCTGTTAGATTTTTAGGATTGGCAGTAACAAAAGCTACGTATACATCATCTGTTATTCCAATAATTATTGCTATATGGGCTCTTTCATACGTTGAAAAAGTATTAGAAAAGTATATACCTGAGATAATTAAAATAATAATGGTTCCAACTTTATCATTGGTTGTAATGTTACCTGCAACATTATTTTTATTTGGACCAATCGGAATTTATATAGGAAATGTCATAAACTTTTCTTATAAGTATATTTATGAATTAAGCCCAGCATTGTGTGGAGCATTTGTAGGTGGGTTATGGTGTGTGTTGGTTATATTTGGTGCTCATAGAGCATTATTACCAATAGGTATAAGTGATGTTGCTCAAACAGGAAGACAGAATCTATTGGCGTTTGCAGGAGCTGCAAACTTTTCACAAGCAGGGGCTGCTCTAGGAGTATTCTTTAAAACTAAAAATCAAGGACTAAAAACAATTTCTATGTCTGCAACTATAACAGCTTTATTTGGTATAACTGAACCTGCAATATACGGTGCCAATCTTAGATTAAAAAAACCTATGGTATGTGCCGTAATATGTGGTGCATTTGGAGGTGCGATAATGGGAATGGGTGGAGCTTATGGTAATGCATTTGCAAACCAAGGTGTTTTAACTATACCTGTATATGCTGAAGCAGGTGCATTAGGTTTCTTAAGTTATCTAGGTGGTTGTGCTATAGCATTTTTTGGTTCAGCTATTTCAACTTATCTAGTTGGATTTGAAGATTTGGAAGAGTCTTCTAATAAGGAAAATTCATCTATAAAAGTAGAAACGAAGGATGGTGTTATTGATATAACTTCACCTGTAGAGGGCGAATGTATAGAATTGTCAGAAGTAAAGGATGATGTATTTGCTTCAAAAGCTATGGGAGAAGGTATAGCTGTGTTACCTACAAAAGGAGTAATAACAGCCCCTACTGATTGTGAAGTAGCTTCTTTATTTCCAACATTACATGCAATAGGATTAAAATTAGATAATGGAGCAGAAATGTTAATACATGTTGGAATCAATACAGTAGAGTTAAATGGTAAATACTTTACAAAACATGTTAATCAAGGAGATTTAGTGAAAAAAGGTGATAAACTTATATCCTTTGATATAGATAAAATAAAAAAGGCTGGTTATGATGTAACTACGCCAGTTATAGTAAACAATACATTTGATTTTGGGCAAGTAGTTTCTTGTAAATCTAGTTATGTTTCAACCAATGATAATATAATTTCATTAGTATTAGCTGGTAATTAA
- a CDS encoding glycoside hydrolase family 1 protein translates to MNTGFPKDFLLGASSSAFQVEGAWDKDNKGKTVADYNSFKKSHLQADTKVASDFYHNYEEDIELMKELGMKTYRFSISWARIIPDGEGEINQKGLEFYNKIIDKLIECDIEPFVTLYHFDLPFKLVEKYNGWESRETVYAFERFAKICFKHFGDRVKYWQPHNEQNLIVRVEERINIYDETDSWKIDKMRAQMDYNLCLAHALAVNACHEMIKESKIGAAVSSSVTYPLTSKPEDVYAARMNDNFKVYYMLDMHHYGEYPGYYMKYLEKRNIVPHMEDGDKEILKKAKMDFIAVNYYRTNCAEALPEDSQHSFGLREGTVDFSMYGLFKMSMNPNLEASEYGAAIDPSGLRVALNEYWQRYHLPVIITENGLGAKDILEDGKIHDDYRIDYLRSHINACKLAIEDGVEMIGYCPWSFTDLLSSSQGFNKRYGLVYINRTDHEILDLKRIKKDSFYWYKEVIENNGIVK, encoded by the coding sequence ATGAATACAGGATTTCCAAAAGACTTTTTATTGGGAGCATCATCTTCTGCATTTCAAGTGGAAGGAGCTTGGGATAAAGACAATAAAGGAAAAACCGTAGCCGACTATAATTCTTTTAAAAAGTCTCATTTACAGGCAGATACTAAAGTCGCATCAGACTTTTACCATAATTATGAAGAAGATATTGAATTAATGAAAGAATTAGGGATGAAAACATATCGTTTTTCAATTTCATGGGCAAGAATAATACCAGATGGTGAAGGAGAGATAAACCAGAAAGGTTTAGAATTTTATAATAAGATAATAGACAAACTAATAGAGTGTGATATTGAGCCATTCGTAACTTTATACCATTTTGACCTTCCATTTAAATTAGTAGAGAAATATAATGGTTGGGAAAGTAGAGAAACTGTCTATGCTTTTGAAAGATTTGCTAAAATATGCTTTAAGCATTTTGGAGATAGGGTAAAGTATTGGCAACCTCATAATGAACAGAATTTAATTGTTAGAGTGGAGGAGAGAATTAATATATATGATGAAACAGATTCATGGAAGATAGATAAAATGCGTGCTCAGATGGATTATAATCTTTGCTTAGCACATGCATTAGCAGTCAATGCATGTCATGAGATGATAAAAGAAAGTAAAATTGGAGCAGCAGTATCATCATCTGTAACATATCCTCTTACTTCTAAGCCAGAAGATGTATATGCAGCTAGAATGAATGATAATTTTAAAGTGTACTATATGCTTGATATGCATCATTATGGAGAATATCCAGGGTATTATATGAAGTATCTTGAAAAAAGAAATATAGTTCCTCACATGGAAGATGGGGATAAAGAGATACTTAAAAAAGCTAAAATGGATTTTATAGCTGTAAATTATTATAGGACAAATTGTGCAGAAGCTTTACCTGAAGATTCACAACATTCATTTGGATTAAGAGAAGGAACTGTTGATTTTAGTATGTATGGACTATTTAAAATGTCAATGAATCCTAACTTAGAGGCCTCTGAGTATGGAGCAGCAATAGACCCATCAGGTCTTAGAGTTGCCTTAAATGAATATTGGCAAAGATATCACTTACCTGTTATAATAACAGAAAATGGTCTAGGAGCTAAAGATATATTAGAAGATGGAAAAATTCATGATGACTATCGTATAGACTATTTAAGAAGTCATATAAATGCATGTAAACTAGCTATTGAAGATGGTGTAGAGATGATTGGATATTGTCCATGGTCATTTACAGACCTTTTAAGTTCTTCTCAAGGTTTTAATAAGCGTTATGGACTTGTTTATATAAATAGAACTGACCATGAAATTTTAGATTTAAAAAGAATCAAGAAAGATAGTTTTTACTGGTATAAAGAAGTTATAGAGAACAATGGAATAGTAAAATAA
- a CDS encoding PRD domain-containing protein, whose product MYITKVLNNSLLLAKDDNDEEIILMGKGIGHNYKAGSELNKKDIEKIFVLHDENIKKSIIQLATEIDAEYFGIAQMIIAYGIEKYNLKLMNHIYLALTDHIAFAVRRFKEGIMIENHYLFEIKEFNPKEYDIGKYAITVFKEVLGLDLPEEEIGNIAGHFINAQQDNPYSDRNKRSAKIVNAILQIVHYHFSIVYNKESFYYRRFVMHLKAFSQRFLANEPSREKIDFIYEQVQKNCKEEYECVKKVGAYMYKEYSRELPRQEELYLMIHIHKILGELCENS is encoded by the coding sequence ATGTACATTACAAAGGTATTAAATAATTCGTTGCTACTTGCAAAGGATGATAATGATGAAGAAATAATATTGATGGGGAAAGGCATTGGCCATAATTATAAGGCCGGGTCTGAGTTAAATAAAAAAGATATAGAAAAGATTTTTGTTCTTCATGATGAAAATATAAAAAAGAGTATTATACAATTGGCAACAGAAATAGATGCAGAATATTTTGGTATAGCTCAAATGATAATTGCATATGGAATAGAAAAATATAACTTAAAACTTATGAACCATATATATTTGGCCTTAACTGACCACATTGCCTTTGCAGTGAGACGTTTTAAAGAAGGTATAATGATTGAAAATCACTATTTGTTCGAAATCAAGGAATTTAATCCAAAAGAGTATGATATAGGAAAATATGCTATTACTGTTTTTAAGGAGGTTCTTGGTTTAGACCTACCAGAAGAAGAGATTGGTAATATAGCAGGCCATTTTATAAATGCACAACAAGATAATCCTTATAGTGATAGAAATAAGAGAAGTGCTAAAATTGTAAATGCTATTTTGCAAATAGTTCATTATCACTTTTCTATTGTATATAATAAAGAGTCATTTTATTATAGGAGATTTGTAATGCATCTAAAGGCCTTTTCACAAAGATTTCTGGCTAATGAACCATCAAGAGAAAAAATAGATTTTATATATGAGCAAGTTCAAAAAAATTGTAAGGAAGAGTATGAATGTGTGAAAAAGGTAGGAGCTTATATGTATAAGGAATACTCCAGAGAATTACCAAGACAAGAGGAGTTATATTTGATGATTCATATTCATAAGATTTTAGGAGAATTATGCGAAAATAGTTAG